A genomic stretch from Microtus pennsylvanicus isolate mMicPen1 chromosome 9, mMicPen1.hap1, whole genome shotgun sequence includes:
- the Rpl12 gene encoding large ribosomal subunit protein uL11, with the protein MPPKFDPNEIKVVYLRCTGGEVGATSALAPKIGPLGLSPKKVGDDIAKATGDWKGLRITVKLTIQNRQAQIEVVPSASALIIKALKEPPRDRKKQKNIKHSGNITFDEIVNIARQMRHRSLARELSGTIKEILGTAQSVGCNVDGRHPHDIIDDINSGAVECPAS; encoded by the exons ATGCCGCCCAAGTTCGACCCCAACGAGATCAAAGTCG TGTATCTGAGGTGCACCGGAGGTGAGGTCGGCGCTACATCCGCCTTGGCCCCCAAGATCGGCCCCCTGGGTCTG TCTCCGAAAAAAGTTGGTGATGATATTGCCAAGGCAACCGGTGACTGGAAAGGCCTGAGGATTACAGTGAAACTGACCATCCAGAATAGACAGGCCCAG ATTGAGGTGgtgccctctgcctctgccctgatCATCAAAGCCCTCAAGGAGCCACcaagagacaggaagaagcagaagaaca TTAAACACAGCGGAAATATCACTTTTGACGAGATCGTCAACATTGCCCGGCAGATGCGACACAGGTCTTTGGCCAGAGAACTTTCTG GAACTATTAAAGAGATCCTGGGTACTGCACAGTCTGTGGGCTGCAATGTGGATGGGCGCCACCCTCATGACATCATTGATGACATCAACAGTGGTGCTGTGGAATGTCCAGCT aGCTAA